A stretch of the Vigna radiata var. radiata cultivar VC1973A chromosome 9, Vradiata_ver6, whole genome shotgun sequence genome encodes the following:
- the LOC106773678 gene encoding probable WRKY transcription factor 12 — protein MEGERGVNPSYDLQVSFTNTPQAIHEMGFVQFEENQVLSFLAPSAQSQSSQLSQSLTVTAATVTTTIATTTTSGSVGFNHNDLASRSSWNNEQVRTLDPKAVNDENCTGNTSDGNNTWWRSSGSEKNKVKVRRKLREPRFCFQTRSDVDVLDDGYKWRKYGQKVVKNSLHPRSYYRCTHNNCRVKKRVERLSEDCRMVITTYEGRHNHSPCDDSNSSEHECFTSF, from the exons ATGGAAGGAGAAAGAGGTGTTAATCCCAGCTATGATCTTCAAGTTTCATTCACCAACACCCCTCAAGCGATCCATGAAATGGGGTTTGTCCAATTTGAAGAAAATCAGGTTCTTAGCTTCTTGGCACCCTCAGCTCAATCCCAATCTTCTCAGCTCTCACAGTCTCTAACCGTCACCGCCGCCACAGTCACCACCACCATCGCTACCACTACTACTTCTGGATCAGTTGGTTTTAACCATAATGACCTTGCATCCAGAAGTTCTTGGAACAATGAACAG GTGAGAACACTGGATCCTAAAGCTGTCAATGATGAAAATTGCACCGGAAATACCAGTGATGGCAACAACACATG GTGGAGAAGTTCAGGGTCAGAGAAGAACAAGGTGAAAGTGAGGAGGAAGCTGAGAGAACCAAGGTTTTGTTTTCAGACAAGAAGTGATGTGGATGTTCTTGATGATGGTTACAAATGGAGGAAGTATGGACAGAAAGTTGTGAAGAATAGCCTTCATCCAAg AAGTTACTACCGTTGTACCCATAACAACTGTAGAGTGAAGAAAAGGGTTGAAAGACTATCAGAAGATTGTCGAATGGTAATAACAACCTACGAAGGAAGACACAATCATTCTCCCTGTGATGACTCAAATTCATCAGAACATGAATGTTTCACTTCTTTTTGA